The proteins below come from a single Polynucleobacter sp. MWH-UH23A genomic window:
- the rpoN gene encoding RNA polymerase factor sigma-54 has translation MAISINTRASQTVSLTPQLQQSIKLLQLSNSELEQQLAKEAEENPLLEFEPNPEIESNLTQSNERIEVTQSSWANPRISQDDDEDWGEQYERIAHKQTLLEYLEEQIHLLNVAPDEQSLIAYLAGCLDERGYLPEDLQNIYIDLTSQTLSKDSYERLEKALAMLQSLDPPGVGARDLAECLSLQIDRILENVNTNRDIWELAKEITNSHLSKVGSKDWQKIRQASGQSEAAVLKAVNLIRSLQHNPGAQFERENDQWILPDIVVKLKQQRWIAESNPNAKPRLSLNNEYARILKENGQKKIDGALKQKMLEASWLVKNIAQREETILKVAQAIVSRQQKFFSIGAIGMRPLVLREIAEELEMHESTISRVTTQKYLACPLGIFEFKYFFSSQVSSENGSGISSTAIQALIKKIVGEESPSKPVSDTQIAQILNAQGYNIARRTIAKYRDILRIPPVHLRKQ, from the coding sequence AGAAAATCCTTTACTCGAATTTGAGCCAAACCCTGAAATTGAATCAAATCTGACCCAATCTAACGAACGTATTGAGGTGACTCAAAGCTCATGGGCCAATCCACGCATCTCACAAGACGATGATGAGGACTGGGGCGAACAGTATGAACGAATTGCACACAAACAAACCTTGCTGGAATATTTAGAGGAGCAAATCCATCTCTTAAATGTGGCGCCTGATGAGCAATCTCTGATTGCCTATTTAGCGGGGTGTCTTGATGAGCGTGGCTATTTACCTGAGGACCTACAAAACATCTATATAGATTTAACATCCCAAACATTAAGCAAGGACTCTTATGAGCGCCTTGAAAAAGCCCTCGCGATGCTGCAATCGCTCGACCCTCCTGGAGTAGGAGCACGCGATCTTGCCGAGTGTCTTTCTCTCCAAATAGATCGGATTCTAGAAAACGTGAATACCAATCGAGATATATGGGAATTAGCCAAGGAGATCACAAATTCCCATCTATCTAAAGTTGGCTCAAAAGATTGGCAAAAGATCAGACAGGCGAGCGGCCAATCCGAAGCGGCAGTACTTAAAGCGGTAAATCTCATAAGAAGCCTTCAACACAATCCAGGCGCACAATTTGAACGTGAGAATGACCAATGGATTCTTCCTGACATAGTAGTGAAATTAAAACAGCAGCGCTGGATCGCAGAATCGAACCCGAATGCAAAACCGAGACTGTCTCTTAATAATGAATACGCAAGGATCTTAAAAGAGAACGGTCAAAAAAAAATAGACGGGGCTTTAAAGCAGAAGATGCTTGAGGCCAGCTGGTTAGTCAAAAATATTGCTCAACGTGAAGAGACTATATTGAAAGTTGCGCAAGCAATCGTATCGAGACAGCAGAAATTTTTTTCCATCGGCGCAATTGGAATGAGACCCTTGGTACTCAGAGAAATCGCTGAAGAATTAGAAATGCATGAATCCACGATCTCTAGGGTAACAACACAAAAATACCTGGCTTGTCCACTCGGGATTTTTGAATTCAAATACTTTTTTAGCAGTCAAGTCAGCTCAGAAAACGGCAGCGGCATCTCTTCGACGGCTATTCAAGCATTAATCAAAAAAATTGTGGGTGAGGAGTCGCCAAGCAAGCCGGTATCTGACACCCAAATAGCTCAAATATTGAACGCACAAGGCTATAACATTGCTAGACGAACAATTGCTAAATACCGTGACATTCTTCGCATTCCACCAGTGCACCTGCGCAAGCAATAA
- a CDS encoding GGDEF domain-containing protein, whose protein sequence is MADQNLKSSRLAEQFKSLFTQMQKVVQDAKHQDIFASTLASSDLSPLQRHIFHELSHDQPLPFALVHDELTGLLLRTSMLDCFERTLNELHYRDKFSAVCFIDLDGFKEINDQHGHVIGDQALGLVGACLKNSIRSEDLLCRWGGDEFIVVLQNIEHKDYIMNLANRLLNAISSPMRLNTNEPLTLFLGASIGVSVIEPGNSGRGKNALALIEAADGAMYRAKRAGKNCIRFAE, encoded by the coding sequence ATGGCAGACCAAAATCTAAAGTCTTCTCGTCTAGCTGAACAATTTAAGTCCTTGTTTACCCAGATGCAAAAAGTGGTTCAAGATGCTAAGCATCAAGACATCTTTGCGTCAACTCTAGCGAGCTCTGATTTATCGCCACTCCAGCGTCATATTTTCCACGAATTGAGTCATGATCAGCCACTTCCATTTGCTCTTGTGCATGATGAGTTAACAGGTCTCTTGTTGAGGACCAGCATGCTGGACTGCTTTGAGCGGACTTTAAATGAACTTCATTATCGAGATAAGTTCTCAGCGGTTTGTTTCATTGATTTGGACGGGTTTAAAGAAATTAATGATCAGCATGGACATGTTATTGGTGATCAAGCCTTAGGTTTGGTGGGAGCATGTTTAAAAAACTCCATCCGTTCAGAGGATTTGTTATGCCGGTGGGGTGGCGATGAATTCATAGTGGTTTTGCAAAATATTGAGCATAAAGATTACATAATGAATTTAGCCAATCGACTACTCAATGCTATTTCAAGTCCAATGAGATTAAATACGAATGAGCCACTCACCCTCTTCTTGGGTGCAAGCATAGGAGTTTCCGTAATTGAACCTGGCAATTCTGGGCGGGGTAAAAATGCACTTGCCCTCATTGAGGCAGCAGATGGTGCCATGTATCGTGCTAAACGAGCGGGGAAAAACTGTATTCGGTTTGCTGAGTAA